The Pseudomonadota bacterium genome includes the window GGAAGAGAGGACATTGAGCAGATGCGTGAGGTTATCAAGGAGCGCGCGAGCGCGCTGTTTTCCGTGACAACCCTGGGACGAGGAGAGGTCTGTGTGGGTGGGCAGCCCATCACCGACAAGGCCTTCAAGACGCAGAAGGTGAAGCTGCTGCTGGTCCTGCTCGTGCTGTCGCACGGCAAGGACCTGAACGAGGACGACCTGATCGAGGCGCTGTGGCCCGACACCGGTCTGGCGGGACGACGCAGCCTGAACACGGCGCTGTGCCTGCTTCGCAAGGCGGTGGGGCCGCAGGCCGCGTGGGCCATCGAACGAGAGCGGGGATTCCTTCGGATCCGCCGTGACGCCACGGTGTGGTGCGACACCCCGGTCTTCGAAGCGCTCATGCGACAGGCCGTCGCTCTGCGCGATCGCCACGAGGTGGCGGGCGCCGCTCGGTTGTTGCAGCAGGCGAGCGCCCTCTACCAAGGGCGCTACCTCGACGGGTGCTATCTCGAGTGGGCCGTGCGCAAGCGAGAGACACTCGAGCTGATGGCCACCACGGCCCTCACCGAGCTGGCCACGCACGCCCTCGAAACCGGCAACCTCGAAGCTGCGCTCGAGCACGCCACGCGCGCCACCGAGATCGACCCGTACGACGAGGGGGCCCACCAGCTCGTGATGCGGGCGCACACGCGCCTGGGCAGGCCTGATCGCGCGATTCGTCAGTTCGAGCGCTGCCAGCGCCGGTTCCGCGACGATCTCGCCCAGGATCTCTCCATCGCGCTCGTCGAGGAATGCCTGCGCGCGCGCATCGGCACCGCGGCGACGGCCCCCATCGTGAGCGCGGCGCCGCGCTGGCAGCGACGCACCTCGCTGCCGCAATCGGCATAGCGCAACCCGAGGGCTCACGACGACTCATCTTGCGACTGCACGCAGCGCACGGTGTCTCGCGCGATGAGCAGCTCCTCGTTGGTGGGAATGACGTACGCCCTCAGGCGCGCGCCCACCGGCGAGATCTCCCCCCTGGCTCCGCCCACCATCTTCCCGTTGGCCAACGGGTCGATGGTGAGGCCAAGCCAGTCGAGCCCGGCGCAGATGCGCTCGCGCACGATCGGCGCGTTCTCCCCGATCCCCCCGGTGAACACGACAGCGTCGGCCCCGTTCATCTCGGCCAGATAGGCCCCGATGTACTTGCGCACGCGCAGGCAGAACAGGTCGATGGCCAGGCGGGCGCGGCGGTCCCGACTCTCGGCCTCCTCTTCGAGCAGCTCACGCATGTCGTGGGTGAGGCCGCTCACGCCGAGCAGCCCCGACCGCTTGTTGAGCAGGGTGTCGAGCTCTGCCAGGCTCAAGCCTTCCTTGACGGCGATGTACTCGAGAATCGAAGGGTCGACGTCTCCAGAGCGCGTGCCCATGACGAGGCCCTCGACCGGCGTAAACCCCATCGAGGTATCGAGCGAACGCCCTCCTTTGATGGCGCACGCGGAGCAGCCGTTGCCCAGGTGCAGCGAGATGATGTTCACCTGATCGCGCGCGATGCCGAGCATGCGGCGATACCGATAGGTGATGTAGCGGTGCGAGGTACCGTGGAACCCGTAGCGGCGAACGTGGTAGCGCCGGTAGTACGAGTACGGCAGCGCATAGAGGTACGCTTCTTCCGGCATGGTGGCGTGGAAGGCGGTGTCGAACACCGCGACCTGCGGCACGGCCTCGCCGAGCATCTCACGAACGGCCCGGATGCCCTTGAGATTGGTCGGGTTGTGCAGCGGCGCGAGCTCGACGCAATCTTCAATGCCCTTGAGCACGTCAGAATCGATGATGGTGGAGGCGCGAAAGCGCTCTCCCCCGTGCACCACGCGATGCCCCACCGCGTGGATGTCGGCCAGCCCCTTGATGTCAGGAATCTTCGCCTCGGGCGAGATGGCCCAGCGTAGGATGTACTGAACGGCGGCGCGATGGTCCGGCAGCGGCGCCGTGGTCACGACCGGCTCGCCACCCTCGACTGAGAGCCGCACCAGCCCCTGCCCGCCGAGACGCTCGAGCAGCCCCCGCGCCAGAAGGCGGTCTTCGTCCTTCTCGATGCGCTCGGCATCGGTCTCGATGATCTGGAACTTGATGGTCGATGACCCGCAGTTGAGGACAAGGACGTTCATATCACCCTCCGGAACAGATCGTCTCAGCGCCGTCTGATACAGGCGATGCAACCGTGTCTACAGCCGAGGCTCCTGTGGCTCGGTGAGGCGCCATCGCACGATGCAGAGCTGGCTGAAGGCGCGCATCTCCTCGAGGAGGTGACGGGCGTCGGGCAGGCCGCGCGGTGT containing:
- a CDS encoding acetate kinase, which codes for MNVLVLNCGSSTIKFQIIETDAERIEKDEDRLLARGLLERLGGQGLVRLSVEGGEPVVTTAPLPDHRAAVQYILRWAISPEAKIPDIKGLADIHAVGHRVVHGGERFRASTIIDSDVLKGIEDCVELAPLHNPTNLKGIRAVREMLGEAVPQVAVFDTAFHATMPEEAYLYALPYSYYRRYHVRRYGFHGTSHRYITYRYRRMLGIARDQVNIISLHLGNGCSACAIKGGRSLDTSMGFTPVEGLVMGTRSGDVDPSILEYIAVKEGLSLAELDTLLNKRSGLLGVSGLTHDMRELLEEEAESRDRRARLAIDLFCLRVRKYIGAYLAEMNGADAVVFTGGIGENAPIVRERICAGLDWLGLTIDPLANGKMVGGARGEISPVGARLRAYVIPTNEELLIARDTVRCVQSQDESS